One part of the Marinobacterium rhizophilum genome encodes these proteins:
- a CDS encoding metallophosphoesterase gives MRLKVFSDLHLECADSQHDLCGADADVVILAGDIHSGTRGLEWAGRQFPGRCVIYVPGNHEFYGVSMSRLRAELRVEAERRGIILLDNRAVTVDGVRFYGTTLWADFGLYADRESWDVQATQDRACARLPDFRIIEQPEGEVFSIAECQRLHAQALAWLEHELEQPFAGKKVIVSHHAPLEACIPARFKDDALSPAFASNLGALMGKADLWVHGHVHEPVDIRVGDTRIIANPGGYPNEFTEPQFDAHLLVDL, from the coding sequence ATGCGACTGAAAGTGTTTTCAGACCTTCACCTTGAGTGCGCCGACTCGCAGCATGACCTGTGCGGCGCCGACGCCGATGTGGTGATTCTTGCCGGTGATATTCACAGCGGTACCCGGGGGCTCGAGTGGGCCGGGCGGCAATTTCCGGGTCGTTGCGTGATCTATGTTCCGGGGAATCATGAGTTCTATGGTGTCAGCATGTCGCGCTTGCGGGCAGAGCTTCGTGTCGAAGCCGAACGCCGGGGCATCATTCTGCTGGATAACCGTGCGGTAACCGTCGACGGCGTTCGCTTTTACGGTACCACCCTGTGGGCAGACTTCGGGCTCTATGCCGACAGGGAGTCCTGGGATGTTCAGGCAACGCAGGACAGGGCCTGTGCAAGGCTGCCAGATTTTCGCATCATCGAGCAGCCAGAGGGGGAAGTGTTCAGCATAGCCGAGTGTCAAAGGCTGCATGCCCAGGCCTTAGCCTGGCTTGAGCATGAACTGGAGCAGCCGTTTGCGGGCAAGAAAGTGATTGTCAGCCATCATGCGCCGCTCGAAGCCTGTATCCCCGCGCGGTTTAAGGATGATGCGCTGTCGCCGGCCTTTGCCTCGAACCTGGGTGCCCTGATGGGCAAGGCGGACCTGTGGGTACATGGCCATGTGCACGAGCCGGTGGATATTCGGGTAGGCGACACCCGCATCATCGCCAATCCCGGTGGCTACCCGAATGAATTTACAGAGCCCCAGTTTGATGCCCACTTGCTGGTGGACCTTTAG
- the eno gene encoding phosphopyruvate hydratase, whose translation MSSITQIKAREVLDSRGNPTVEADVILACGVIGSACAPSGASTGSREALELRDGDKSRYLGKGVLKAVAAINGPIREALLGQDPTDQRALDNIMLALDGTENKSKFGANAILAVSLAAAKAAATVKGLPLYAHIAELNGTAGQYSMPLPMMNILNGGEHADNNVDIQEFMVQPVSSPNFAEALRCGAEIFHALKAVLKARGLNTAVGDEGGFAPNLGSNEEALVVIQEAVSNAGYTLGKDVTLALDCAASEFYKNGEYNLAGEGKVFNSEGFSDYLAQLSETYPIVSIEDGLDESDWAGWAYLTRQIGDKVQLVGDDLFVTNTKILQEGIDKNIGNSILIKFNQIGSLSETLDAIKMAKDAGYSVVISHRSGETEDTTIADLAVGTAAGQIKTGSLCRSDRVSKYNRLLRIEEELAGQAPYKGLQEIKGQA comes from the coding sequence ATGAGCAGCATTACCCAGATCAAGGCGCGTGAAGTTCTGGATTCACGCGGCAACCCCACGGTTGAAGCCGACGTTATCCTGGCCTGCGGTGTTATCGGCAGCGCCTGCGCGCCCTCCGGCGCCTCCACCGGTTCCCGTGAAGCGCTTGAACTGCGTGATGGTGACAAGTCCCGCTATCTGGGCAAGGGCGTGCTGAAGGCGGTGGCCGCCATTAACGGCCCGATCCGTGAAGCCCTGCTGGGCCAGGATCCCACCGATCAGCGCGCGCTGGACAACATCATGCTGGCGCTGGATGGCACCGAGAACAAGTCCAAGTTCGGCGCCAACGCCATCCTGGCCGTGTCCCTGGCGGCGGCCAAGGCCGCTGCCACGGTCAAGGGCCTGCCGCTGTACGCCCATATCGCCGAACTGAACGGCACCGCCGGCCAGTACTCCATGCCCCTGCCGATGATGAACATCCTCAACGGCGGCGAACATGCCGACAACAACGTCGATATCCAGGAATTCATGGTGCAGCCGGTGAGCAGCCCGAATTTCGCCGAAGCCCTGCGTTGCGGCGCCGAAATCTTCCATGCCCTCAAGGCTGTGCTCAAGGCCCGGGGTCTCAACACCGCGGTGGGTGACGAAGGCGGCTTTGCGCCGAACCTCGGCTCCAACGAGGAAGCCCTGGTGGTGATCCAGGAAGCAGTGTCCAATGCCGGCTACACCCTGGGCAAGGACGTGACCCTGGCGCTGGACTGCGCCGCCTCCGAGTTCTACAAGAACGGCGAGTACAACCTGGCCGGCGAAGGCAAGGTCTTCAACTCCGAAGGCTTCAGCGACTACCTGGCGCAGCTGTCCGAGACTTACCCGATCGTCTCCATCGAAGACGGTCTGGACGAGTCCGACTGGGCCGGCTGGGCCTACCTGACCCGCCAGATCGGCGACAAGGTGCAGCTGGTGGGCGACGACCTGTTCGTCACCAACACCAAGATCCTGCAGGAAGGCATCGACAAGAACATCGGCAACTCCATCCTGATCAAGTTCAACCAGATCGGCTCGCTGTCCGAAACCCTGGACGCGATCAAGATGGCCAAGGATGCCGGTTACAGCGTGGTGATTTCGCACCGCTCCGGTGAAACCGAAGACACCACCATCGCTGACCTTGCTGTCGGTACCGCCGCCGGCCAGATCAAGACCGGCTCGCTGTGCCGCTCCGACCGTGTCTCCAAGTACAACCGCCTGCTGCGCATCGAGGAAGAACTCGCAGGCCAGGCGCCCTACAAGGGTCTGCAGGAAATCAAGGGCCAGGCCTGA
- the rhaI gene encoding L-rhamnose catabolism isomerase, with amino-acid sequence MTTKTMIDAELIAAQNAQQQNALDSDYAALGERLARAGVDIESLTQQASQFAVALPSWGLGTGGTRFARFPGSGEPRNIFEKVDDCAVVNQLGQATPAVSLHIPWDTPSDAAELRQFAQERGLHFDAMNSNTFQDQKGQPQSYKYGSLSHSDKAVRDQAVEHNIEVIELGRKLGSNALTVWVGDGSNFPGQQNFNRTFSRYLDSTSAIYSALPDDWSMQLEHKMFEPAFYSTVIQDWGSSYLAATQIGERCKCLVDLGHHAPNVNIEMIVSRLAQFGKLGGFHFNDSKYGDDDLDSGSINPYQLFLVFNELVDIKNRQPSFAPFYMLDQSHNVTDPIESLIYSAAEVQRAFVKALLVDRKALEGFQDSNDVLMAQGTLKAAYNLDVEPILQMARLRSNGAIDPIQAYRASGYRAQCGKDRPASKNSSGSGIV; translated from the coding sequence ATGACAACAAAAACAATGATCGACGCTGAACTCATCGCCGCACAGAACGCCCAGCAACAGAACGCACTGGATAGCGATTACGCCGCGCTGGGCGAACGCCTGGCGCGCGCGGGTGTCGATATCGAATCCCTGACCCAACAGGCAAGCCAGTTTGCCGTCGCCCTGCCCTCCTGGGGACTGGGTACCGGCGGCACCCGCTTTGCCCGTTTCCCGGGCTCCGGCGAACCGCGCAATATCTTTGAAAAAGTTGACGACTGCGCCGTGGTCAACCAGCTTGGCCAAGCCACGCCCGCGGTCTCCCTGCACATTCCCTGGGATACCCCGTCAGACGCTGCCGAACTGCGCCAGTTTGCCCAGGAGCGCGGCCTGCATTTCGATGCCATGAACTCCAACACCTTCCAGGACCAGAAGGGCCAGCCGCAATCCTACAAATACGGCAGCCTGAGCCACAGCGACAAGGCGGTGCGCGACCAGGCGGTAGAACACAATATCGAAGTCATCGAACTGGGCCGCAAGCTGGGCTCCAACGCCCTAACCGTCTGGGTCGGCGATGGCTCCAACTTCCCGGGACAGCAGAACTTCAACCGCACCTTCTCCCGCTATCTCGACAGCACCAGCGCCATCTACAGCGCGCTGCCGGATGACTGGAGCATGCAGCTGGAGCACAAGATGTTCGAGCCCGCGTTTTACTCCACCGTAATTCAGGACTGGGGCAGCAGCTACCTGGCCGCCACCCAGATTGGCGAGCGTTGCAAGTGCCTGGTCGACCTGGGTCACCATGCACCCAACGTCAATATTGAAATGATCGTCTCCCGGCTGGCCCAGTTCGGCAAGCTCGGCGGTTTCCATTTCAACGACAGCAAGTACGGCGACGACGATCTGGACAGCGGCTCAATCAACCCCTACCAGCTGTTCCTGGTGTTCAATGAACTGGTGGACATAAAAAACCGCCAGCCGAGTTTTGCGCCCTTCTACATGCTGGATCAGTCCCACAATGTAACCGACCCGATCGAGAGCCTGATCTACAGCGCCGCCGAAGTGCAGCGCGCCTTCGTCAAGGCCCTGCTTGTCGACCGCAAGGCACTGGAAGGTTTCCAGGACAGCAACGATGTGCTGATGGCGCAGGGCACCCTCAAGGCCGCCTACAACCTGGACGTTGAACCCATCCTGCAGATGGCACGCCTGCGCAGCAATGGCGCCATCGATCCGATCCAGGCCTACCGCGCCAGCGGCTACCGCGCCCAATGCGGCAAGGATCGCCCGGCCAGCAAAAACAGCAGCGGCTCCGGCATCGTCTGA
- a CDS encoding bifunctional rhamnulose-1-phosphate aldolase/short-chain dehydrogenase, translated as MSELDTQSRQIPNLWDDQKAAGMSGPELLRYRSNLLGSDMRVTNYGGGNTSGKIGCIDPLTGTEEEILWVKGSGGDIGSMDLAGFATLYMDKLQALKKLYRGEQHEDEMVAYLPHCTFNLNSRAASIDTPLHAYVPYKHVDHLHPDAVIAIAASSNSRELAETIYGNEIGWLGWRRPGFELGLELEKIATQNPHLKGVVLEAHGLFTWADTAKECYEVSLEMINRAQAWLDDRLQGAAAFGGASHLSMSATERQRVASQLMPIIRGKSSEHQRQIGHFNDSAQVLEFVNSQQLEPLAQLGTSCPDHFLRTKIKPLVLQYDPAQDNLDEVIEGLDNQLADYRADYAAYYKRCKHDNSPALRDANPVVYLIPGVGMLTFAKDKATARIAGEFYVNAINVMRGASGVSQYMGLPEQEAFDIEYWLLEEAKLQRMPKPKALAGRVALITGGAGGIGRATAQRLLNEGACVMLTDIDQNSLSETVDAFQQVYGRDQVDGTKMDVTDEQQVKQAFSNTCLRFGGVDILVSNAGIASSSPLDETTLENWNFNQNILSTGYFLVSREAFTLMKRQSMGGSIVFVASKNGLVASANAAAYCTAKAAEIQLARCVALEGAPLGIRANVVNPDAVLRGSKIWTGKWKEERASAYQMSTDDLEEHYRQRSLLKRNVFPEDIAEGVYFFVADLSAKSTGNVLNVDAGHAPSFTR; from the coding sequence ATGTCCGAACTCGACACCCAATCACGCCAGATCCCCAACCTCTGGGATGACCAGAAAGCCGCCGGCATGTCGGGGCCGGAGTTACTGCGATACCGCTCCAACCTGCTGGGTTCGGACATGCGCGTGACCAACTACGGTGGCGGCAATACCTCCGGCAAGATCGGCTGTATTGATCCGCTCACGGGCACAGAAGAAGAGATTCTCTGGGTCAAGGGGTCCGGCGGCGATATCGGCAGCATGGACCTGGCCGGCTTTGCCACCCTTTATATGGACAAGCTGCAGGCCCTGAAAAAACTCTACCGTGGTGAGCAGCATGAAGATGAAATGGTGGCCTACTTGCCCCATTGCACGTTCAACCTCAACAGCCGCGCCGCCAGCATCGACACACCACTGCATGCCTATGTACCCTACAAGCATGTTGATCACCTGCACCCCGATGCGGTGATCGCGATAGCCGCCAGCAGCAATAGTCGCGAGCTGGCCGAAACCATTTACGGTAACGAGATAGGCTGGCTGGGGTGGCGCCGCCCCGGCTTCGAGCTGGGCCTGGAGCTGGAAAAGATCGCCACCCAGAACCCGCACCTCAAGGGCGTTGTGCTGGAAGCCCACGGCCTCTTCACCTGGGCCGATACGGCAAAGGAATGCTACGAAGTTTCGCTTGAAATGATCAACCGCGCCCAGGCCTGGCTGGATGACCGGCTGCAGGGGGCTGCCGCGTTCGGCGGTGCCAGCCACCTGTCCATGAGTGCCACCGAACGCCAGCGGGTCGCCAGCCAGCTGATGCCGATCATTCGCGGCAAGAGCAGCGAACATCAGCGCCAGATCGGCCACTTCAACGACAGCGCGCAAGTGCTGGAATTCGTCAACAGCCAGCAACTGGAGCCCCTGGCCCAGCTGGGCACGTCCTGCCCCGATCACTTCCTGCGCACCAAGATCAAGCCGCTGGTACTGCAGTACGATCCGGCGCAGGACAACCTCGACGAGGTCATCGAAGGTCTGGATAACCAGCTGGCCGATTACCGTGCCGACTATGCCGCCTATTACAAGCGCTGCAAGCACGACAACAGCCCGGCGCTGCGCGACGCCAACCCGGTGGTTTACCTGATCCCCGGCGTCGGCATGCTGACCTTTGCCAAGGACAAGGCCACCGCCCGTATCGCGGGCGAATTCTACGTCAATGCCATCAATGTCATGCGCGGTGCGTCGGGCGTGAGCCAGTACATGGGCCTGCCGGAGCAGGAAGCCTTTGATATCGAGTACTGGCTACTGGAAGAAGCCAAGCTGCAGCGCATGCCAAAACCCAAGGCCCTGGCCGGACGTGTTGCGCTGATTACCGGCGGCGCCGGCGGCATTGGTCGCGCCACGGCACAGCGTCTGCTGAATGAAGGCGCTTGCGTGATGCTGACCGATATTGACCAGAATAGCTTGAGCGAAACCGTCGACGCCTTCCAGCAGGTCTACGGCCGGGACCAGGTTGACGGTACTAAAATGGATGTCACCGACGAGCAGCAGGTGAAACAGGCATTCAGCAACACCTGCCTGCGCTTTGGCGGGGTCGACATTCTGGTCTCCAATGCCGGCATTGCGTCGTCGTCACCACTGGATGAAACCACACTGGAGAACTGGAACTTCAACCAGAACATCCTATCTACCGGTTACTTCCTGGTATCCCGTGAGGCATTCACGCTGATGAAACGCCAGAGCATGGGCGGCTCGATTGTATTTGTTGCCAGCAAGAATGGCTTGGTGGCCTCGGCCAATGCCGCCGCCTACTGCACCGCCAAGGCCGCTGAAATTCAACTCGCCCGCTGCGTGGCACTGGAAGGCGCACCGCTTGGCATCCGCGCCAATGTGGTGAACCCGGATGCGGTGCTGCGCGGCTCCAAGATCTGGACCGGTAAATGGAAGGAAGAACGTGCCAGTGCCTATCAGATGAGTACCGACGACCTGGAAGAACACTACCGCCAGCGCAGCCTACTCAAGCGTAACGTCTTCCCGGAAGATATTGCCGAGGGCGTGTATTTCTTTGTCGCGGACCTGTCCGCGAAGTCCACCGGTAACGTGCTCAACGTCGACGCCGGCCATGCACCGTCCTTCACCCGATAA
- a CDS encoding DeoR/GlpR family DNA-binding transcription regulator, translating to MHERERHRIILAEVAEKPVATVSYLVELLEASEATIRRDISFLHKAGKLRKVRGGAESLHPPTSTSLAGRPFAISQTINARAKRRVAREAAALCEEGESIIIGGGSTAYMMAEYLKNRQLHVMTNSFVIAEYLLKHSKCSVTLPGGKVYREQNLILSPFPEDGSASFYAARMFFGAQGVGPLGVMETDPQIVQGTTRLLRQAEQRVLLVDSSKFSQRSSLIVCALSELDVVVTDEGIDAKTRKLIEDAGCRLVIASPEAAAE from the coding sequence ATGCACGAACGTGAACGACATCGAATCATCCTGGCTGAGGTGGCGGAGAAGCCGGTAGCAACTGTCAGTTATCTGGTTGAGCTGCTGGAAGCCTCGGAGGCGACAATCAGGCGAGACATCAGCTTTCTGCACAAGGCAGGCAAGTTGAGGAAAGTGCGCGGTGGTGCCGAGTCCCTGCATCCACCCACATCGACCAGTCTTGCAGGGCGTCCCTTTGCGATCAGTCAAACGATCAACGCCAGGGCAAAGCGGCGGGTGGCCAGGGAAGCGGCAGCGCTGTGCGAAGAGGGCGAGTCGATCATCATTGGCGGTGGATCCACTGCTTACATGATGGCCGAATACCTGAAAAACCGGCAGTTACATGTGATGACAAACTCTTTTGTCATTGCGGAATACCTGCTCAAGCACAGCAAGTGCAGTGTCACGCTGCCAGGCGGCAAGGTGTACCGGGAACAGAATCTGATTCTGAGTCCGTTTCCGGAAGATGGCTCGGCCAGCTTCTATGCCGCCAGAATGTTCTTCGGAGCGCAGGGGGTGGGGCCCCTTGGCGTGATGGAAACGGACCCGCAAATCGTGCAGGGCACGACACGCTTGCTGCGACAGGCGGAACAGCGGGTGCTGCTGGTCGACAGCAGCAAGTTTTCACAGCGCAGCAGCCTGATTGTCTGTGCACTGTCGGAGCTGGACGTCGTGGTTACCGATGAAGGGATCGATGCGAAAACGCGAAAACTGATAGAAGACGCCGGCTGCAGGCTCGTTATTGCAAGTCCTGAAGCCGCCGCAGAATAG